From a single Longimicrobium sp. genomic region:
- the solA gene encoding N-methyl-L-tryptophan oxidase: MADRYDVIVAGLGAMGSASAYHLAARGAKVLGLERFGPRHALGSSHGDSRIIREMYFEHPLYVPLVQRAYELWEALERDAGAPLMHVAGGLMLGPADGMLVTGTLRSAAEHGLPHEVLSARQVHARWPAFDPVEEFVAVVDPRAGFLRPEDCTGAHLALAAGRGAELRFEEPATAWEADGEGVRVRTPAGTYRAGRLLVAAGAWTRELLPGLDLPLAVERQVPFWLGAAGEEYEPERCPIYAWEHTPGFIGYGFPRLERGVKAALMHQGEVCAGPDQVRREVDPAEVEPLRAALRQILPGLAGAPVRGGQVCLFTNTPDGDFLVDFHPEHPQVLLSSPCSGHGFKFASAIGELHADLLLEGRTRFDLAPFRLERFAG, translated from the coding sequence ATGGCAGATCGATACGACGTGATCGTCGCCGGGCTGGGGGCGATGGGGAGCGCCTCGGCGTACCACCTGGCGGCGCGCGGGGCGAAGGTGCTGGGGCTGGAGCGCTTCGGGCCGCGCCACGCTCTGGGCTCCTCGCACGGCGACAGCCGCATCATCCGCGAGATGTACTTCGAGCACCCGCTCTACGTCCCCCTCGTCCAGCGCGCGTACGAGCTGTGGGAAGCCCTGGAGCGGGACGCGGGCGCGCCCCTGATGCACGTCGCCGGCGGTCTGATGCTCGGCCCCGCGGACGGCATGCTCGTCACCGGGACGCTGCGCAGCGCGGCGGAGCACGGCCTACCGCACGAGGTGCTCTCGGCGCGGCAGGTGCACGCCCGCTGGCCCGCGTTCGACCCGGTCGAGGAGTTCGTCGCCGTGGTGGACCCGCGGGCGGGCTTCCTGCGCCCGGAGGACTGCACCGGGGCGCACCTGGCGCTGGCCGCCGGCCGCGGGGCGGAGCTGCGCTTCGAGGAGCCGGCGACGGCCTGGGAGGCGGACGGCGAGGGCGTGCGGGTGCGCACCCCCGCGGGCACCTACCGCGCCGGGCGCCTCCTCGTCGCCGCCGGCGCGTGGACGCGGGAGCTGCTGCCGGGGCTCGACCTGCCGCTCGCCGTCGAGCGCCAGGTGCCGTTCTGGCTCGGCGCGGCGGGAGAGGAGTACGAGCCGGAGCGCTGCCCTATCTACGCGTGGGAGCACACGCCGGGGTTCATCGGCTACGGCTTCCCGCGCCTGGAGCGGGGGGTGAAGGCGGCGCTGATGCACCAGGGCGAGGTCTGCGCGGGTCCGGACCAGGTGCGGCGCGAGGTGGACCCGGCCGAGGTGGAGCCGCTGCGGGCGGCGCTGCGGCAGATCCTGCCAGGCTTGGCCGGCGCGCCGGTGCGCGGGGGCCAGGTGTGCCTGTTCACCAACACGCCGGACGGCGACTTCCTGGTCGACTTCCATCCCGAGCACCCGCAGGTGCTCCTCTCCAGCCCGTGCTCCGGCCACGGCTTCAAGTTCGCCTCCGCCATCGGCGAGCTCCACGCCGACCTCCTGCTGGAGGGCCGCACCCGCTTCGACCTCGCGCCGTTCCGGCTGGAACGGTTCGCGGGATGA